Proteins encoded together in one Pseudomonas arsenicoxydans window:
- the lpdA gene encoding dihydrolipoyl dehydrogenase, producing MQQTLNTTLLIIGGGPGGYVTAIRAGQLGIPTILVEGQSLGGTCLNIGCIPSKALIHVAEQFHQTQHHSQHSALGISVSAPTLDISKSVEWKDGIVDRLTTGVAALLKKNKVQVIQGWATVVDGKTVDVGDTRILCEHLVLATGSKSVNLPMLPIGGPIISSTEALAPTSVPKRLVVVGGGYIGLELGIAYRKLGAEVSVVEAQDRILPAYDAELTQPVHDELKKLGVKLYLKHSVQGFDSASNTLQVLEPGGETLNLETDQVLVAVGRKPNTQGWNLEALNLDMNGSSIKIDNRCQTSMRNVYAIGDLSGEPMLAHRAMAQGEMVAELISGLHREFNPTAIAAVCFTDPELVVVGKTPDEAKAAGLDCIVSSFPFAANGRAMTLESKSGFVRVVARRDNHVIVGWQAVGVGVSELSTAFGQSLEMGARLEDIAGTIHAHPTLGEAVQEAALRALGHALHL from the coding sequence ATGCAACAGACTTTGAATACCACGCTGCTGATCATCGGTGGTGGCCCCGGCGGTTATGTGACGGCGATCCGTGCCGGCCAGCTGGGCATCCCGACCATCCTGGTGGAAGGCCAATCCCTGGGCGGCACCTGCCTGAACATCGGCTGCATTCCGTCCAAGGCGCTGATTCACGTGGCCGAACAGTTCCACCAGACGCAGCATCACAGCCAGCATTCGGCGCTGGGCATCAGCGTTTCGGCACCCACCCTCGACATCAGCAAGAGCGTCGAGTGGAAGGACGGCATCGTTGATCGCCTGACCACGGGCGTGGCGGCCCTGCTGAAAAAGAACAAAGTCCAGGTCATTCAAGGCTGGGCCACCGTGGTCGACGGCAAAACCGTTGATGTCGGCGACACGCGGATTCTGTGCGAGCACCTGGTGCTGGCCACGGGTTCGAAAAGCGTGAACCTGCCGATGCTGCCGATTGGCGGTCCGATCATCTCCTCCACTGAGGCCCTGGCGCCGACGTCTGTGCCGAAACGGTTGGTGGTAGTGGGTGGCGGCTACATCGGTCTGGAGCTGGGGATTGCCTATCGCAAGCTCGGCGCCGAGGTCAGTGTGGTCGAGGCTCAGGATCGCATCCTGCCGGCCTACGATGCTGAATTGACCCAACCGGTGCACGACGAACTGAAAAAACTCGGCGTGAAGCTTTACTTGAAGCACAGCGTCCAAGGCTTTGATTCTGCTAGCAATACTCTGCAAGTTCTGGAGCCGGGCGGCGAGACGCTGAACCTGGAAACGGATCAGGTGCTGGTGGCCGTCGGTCGCAAACCCAACACCCAGGGCTGGAACCTCGAAGCGCTGAACCTGGACATGAACGGTTCGTCGATCAAGATCGACAACCGTTGCCAGACCAGCATGCGTAACGTGTATGCCATCGGCGACCTGAGCGGCGAACCGATGCTCGCGCACCGGGCGATGGCCCAGGGCGAAATGGTCGCAGAACTGATCAGCGGTCTACACCGCGAGTTCAACCCGACCGCCATCGCCGCCGTATGCTTTACCGACCCGGAACTGGTGGTGGTCGGTAAAACCCCGGACGAAGCCAAGGCTGCGGGGCTGGACTGCATCGTGTCGAGCTTCCCGTTCGCGGCCAATGGCCGGGCGATGACGCTGGAATCCAAAAGCGGCTTCGTGCGCGTCGTGGCGCGCCGCGACAATCATGTGATCGTCGGTTGGCAGGCTGTCGGGGTCGGTGTTTCAGAGTTGTCGACCGCCTTCGGCCAGAGCCTGGAAATGGGCGCGCGACTGGAAGACATCGCCGGCACCATCCACGCACACCCGACACTGGGCGAAGCGGTACAGGAAGCTGCGCTGCGGGCATTGGGCCACGCGCTGCATCTTTAA
- the bkdR gene encoding Bkd operon transcriptional regulator BkdR, with protein MRKLDRTDIGILNSLQENARITNADLARSVNLSPTPCFNRVKAMEELGLIREQVTLLDADLLGLHVNVFIHVSLEKQVEEALQHFEEAISDRPEVMECYLMAGDPDYLIRVLVPTIQSLERFMMDFLTKVPGVANIRSSFALKQVRYKTALPLPANGLTLA; from the coding sequence ATGCGCAAACTGGACCGTACCGATATCGGCATTTTGAACAGCCTTCAGGAGAACGCCCGCATCACCAACGCCGACCTTGCACGCTCGGTCAACCTGTCGCCGACGCCGTGCTTCAATCGGGTCAAGGCGATGGAAGAACTGGGGCTGATTCGTGAGCAAGTGACGCTGCTGGATGCCGACTTGCTGGGGCTGCATGTGAATGTGTTCATTCATGTGAGCCTGGAGAAACAGGTGGAGGAGGCGTTGCAGCATTTCGAGGAAGCGATCTCGGATCGCCCGGAAGTGATGGAGTGCTATCTGATGGCCGGTGATCCGGATTACCTGATTCGCGTGCTGGTGCCGACCATTCAGTCGCTGGAGCGCTTCATGATGGACTTTCTGACCAAGGTCCCGGGCGTTGCCAACATTCGCTCAAGCTTTGCGCTCAAGCAGGTGCGCTACAAAACCGCGCTGCCGTTGCCGGCGAATGGGTTGACGCTGGCCTAA
- a CDS encoding MBL fold metallo-hydrolase: MPALIEAFLDPASSTYSYVIFEDDGGQCAIVDPVLDYDPAAGRTATTQADKIIAFVREHQLQVQWLLETHAHADHLSAAPYLRRELGGKIAIGQSISKVQGVFKSLFNLEPAFRSDGSQFDHLFEPDESFMIGNLKATALHVPGHTPADMAYLIDGDVILAGDTLFMPDVGTARCDFPGGNANQMFASIRKLLAFPASVRLYVCHDYPPEGRESRCMSTVGEQRKSNIHMHDGVDEAAFVAMRTHRDAGLGMPTLLLPAIQVNVRAGNFPPAEDNGVTYLKIPINRL; encoded by the coding sequence ATGCCTGCCTTGATTGAAGCCTTCCTCGACCCCGCCTCGTCGACCTACAGTTACGTGATCTTCGAAGACGATGGCGGCCAGTGCGCAATCGTCGATCCGGTGCTCGACTACGACCCCGCCGCTGGACGCACCGCCACCACCCAGGCGGATAAAATCATTGCCTTCGTGCGTGAACATCAGCTGCAAGTGCAATGGTTGCTGGAAACCCACGCCCATGCCGATCACCTATCGGCGGCACCGTATCTGCGTCGCGAGCTGGGCGGCAAGATTGCAATCGGTCAGTCGATCAGCAAGGTTCAGGGGGTGTTCAAGAGCCTGTTCAACCTTGAGCCGGCGTTTCGCAGTGACGGTTCGCAGTTCGACCATCTGTTCGAGCCGGACGAATCGTTCATGATCGGCAACCTCAAGGCCACGGCCCTGCATGTGCCTGGCCACACGCCGGCCGACATGGCCTATTTGATCGACGGGGATGTGATTCTGGCGGGCGATACGCTGTTCATGCCCGACGTCGGCACCGCGCGCTGCGACTTTCCCGGTGGCAACGCCAACCAGATGTTCGCCTCGATCCGCAAACTGCTGGCCTTCCCCGCCAGCGTGCGCCTGTATGTCTGCCACGATTACCCGCCCGAGGGCCGCGAATCCCGGTGCATGAGCACGGTCGGCGAGCAGCGTAAAAGCAATATCCATATGCATGACGGCGTCGACGAAGCGGCATTTGTCGCCATGCGCACCCATCGTGATGCGGGGCTGGGCATGCCGACGCTGTTGCTGCCGGCGATCCAGGTCAATGTGCGCGCGGGGAATTTTCCGCCGGCCGAGGACAACGGCGTGACGTACCTGAAAATTCCGATCAACCGGCTATGA
- a CDS encoding dihydrolipoamide acetyltransferase family protein, whose protein sequence is MGTHVIKMPDIGEGIAEVELSVWHVKVGDMVVEDQVLADVMTDKAMVDIPSPVHGKVIALGGQPGEVMAVGSILISIEVEGAGNVKESAQHAVAAAVAKETPVAAPKVEAAAASKPVAAPRPAAVCQGPLVAREADERPLASPAVRKHALDLGIQLRLVRGTGPAGRVLHEDLDAYLAQGQQPQSTAAAAYAQRNDEEQIPVIGMRRKIAQRMQDATQRAAHFSYVEEIDVTAVEELRAHLNEKHGATRGKLTLLPFLVRALVVALRDFPQINARYDDEAQVITRLGAVHVGIATQADIGLMVPVVRHAEARSLWDNAAEISRLASAARNGKAARDELSGSTITLTSLGALGGIVSTPVLNLPEVAIVGVNKIVERPMVVKGQIVIRKMMNLSSSFDHRVVDGMDAAQFIQAIRGLLEQPATLFVE, encoded by the coding sequence ATGGGCACGCACGTTATTAAAATGCCGGACATTGGCGAAGGCATTGCAGAAGTTGAATTGTCGGTGTGGCACGTCAAGGTCGGCGACATGGTTGTCGAAGACCAGGTATTGGCCGATGTCATGACCGACAAGGCGATGGTCGACATCCCCTCGCCGGTCCACGGCAAAGTGATTGCGCTGGGTGGACAGCCGGGCGAAGTCATGGCGGTCGGCAGCATCCTGATCAGTATTGAAGTCGAAGGCGCGGGCAACGTTAAAGAGTCGGCCCAGCATGCTGTTGCGGCCGCTGTCGCGAAAGAAACGCCGGTCGCGGCGCCGAAAGTTGAAGCTGCGGCGGCCAGCAAACCGGTTGCAGCCCCGCGTCCAGCCGCCGTGTGCCAAGGCCCGCTGGTTGCTCGCGAAGCCGATGAGCGCCCACTGGCCTCCCCGGCCGTGCGCAAACATGCGCTGGACCTGGGCATTCAGTTGCGCCTGGTGCGTGGCACCGGTCCTGCCGGTCGCGTGCTGCACGAAGACCTCGACGCCTATCTGGCGCAAGGTCAGCAGCCGCAATCGACTGCTGCCGCCGCTTACGCCCAGCGTAATGACGAAGAGCAGATTCCGGTGATCGGCATGCGCCGCAAGATCGCCCAGCGCATGCAGGACGCCACCCAGCGCGCCGCGCACTTCAGCTATGTCGAAGAAATTGACGTCACGGCCGTGGAAGAACTGCGCGCGCACCTGAACGAAAAACACGGCGCAACACGTGGCAAGCTGACCCTGCTGCCGTTTCTGGTCCGTGCCCTGGTCGTCGCCCTGCGTGACTTCCCGCAGATCAACGCCCGTTACGACGACGAAGCCCAGGTCATCACCCGCCTCGGTGCCGTGCACGTGGGCATCGCCACCCAGGCCGACATCGGTTTGATGGTACCGGTGGTGCGTCACGCCGAAGCCCGCAGCCTCTGGGACAACGCCGCTGAAATCTCCCGTCTGGCCAGCGCCGCACGCAATGGCAAGGCTGCCCGCGACGAGCTCTCTGGCTCGACCATCACCCTGACCAGCCTCGGCGCGTTGGGCGGCATCGTCAGCACGCCCGTGCTGAACCTGCCGGAAGTGGCGATCGTCGGCGTGAACAAAATCGTCGAACGCCCGATGGTGGTCAAAGGCCAGATCGTGATTCGCAAGATGATGAACCTCTCCAGCTCGTTCGATCACCGCGTGGTCGATGGCATGGACGCGGCGCAATTCATCCAGGCCATTCGTGGCCTGCTCGAACAACCCGCTACGCTGTTTGTGGAGTAG
- a CDS encoding alpha-ketoacid dehydrogenase subunit beta, whose protein sequence is MNDHNNNIQLETAMTTTTMTMIQALRSAMDVMLERDDNVVVFGQDVGYFGGVFRCTEGLQTKYGTSRVFDAPISESGIVGVAVGMGAYGLRPVAEIQFADYVYPASDQIISEAARLRYRSAGEFTAPMTLRMPCGGGIYGGQTHSQSIEAMFTQVCGLRTVMPSNPYDAKGLLIASIENDDPVIFLEPKRLYNGPFDGHHDRPVTPWSKHPAAQVPDGYYTVPLDVAAITRPGKAVTILTYGTTVYVSQVAAEETGIDAEVIDLRSLWPLDLETIVNSVKKTGRCVIVHEATRTCGFGAELVALVQEHCFHYLEAPIERVTGWDTPYPHAQEWAYFPGPSRVGAALKRVMEV, encoded by the coding sequence ATGAACGACCACAACAACAATATCCAGCTGGAAACCGCCATGACCACGACCACCATGACCATGATCCAGGCCCTGCGCTCGGCCATGGATGTGATGCTTGAGCGTGACGACAACGTCGTGGTGTTCGGTCAGGACGTGGGCTACTTTGGCGGCGTATTCCGTTGCACCGAAGGCCTGCAGACCAAGTACGGCACTTCCCGAGTGTTCGACGCACCGATTTCCGAAAGCGGCATCGTCGGCGTCGCCGTGGGCATGGGTGCCTATGGTTTGCGCCCGGTGGCCGAGATTCAGTTCGCCGACTACGTGTACCCGGCATCGGACCAGATCATTTCCGAAGCCGCGCGCTTGCGCTATCGCTCGGCCGGCGAGTTCACCGCCCCGATGACCCTGCGCATGCCTTGCGGCGGCGGCATCTACGGCGGCCAGACCCACAGCCAGAGCATCGAAGCGATGTTCACCCAGGTTTGCGGCCTGCGTACCGTCATGCCATCCAACCCGTACGACGCCAAGGGCTTGCTGATCGCTTCCATCGAAAACGATGACCCGGTGATCTTCCTCGAGCCAAAACGCCTGTACAACGGCCCGTTCGACGGCCACCACGACCGTCCGGTAACGCCGTGGTCGAAACACCCGGCCGCGCAAGTGCCGGATGGCTATTACACCGTGCCCCTGGACGTCGCCGCCATCACCCGTCCGGGCAAGGCCGTGACCATCCTGACCTACGGCACCACGGTTTATGTGTCGCAAGTGGCCGCGGAAGAAACCGGCATCGATGCCGAAGTCATCGACCTGCGCAGCCTGTGGCCGCTGGACCTTGAAACCATCGTCAACTCAGTGAAGAAAACCGGCCGCTGCGTGATCGTTCACGAAGCGACCCGCACCTGCGGCTTCGGCGCCGAACTGGTCGCGCTGGTGCAAGAGCATTGCTTCCACTACCTGGAAGCGCCGATCGAACGCGTCACCGGTTGGGACACCCCCTACCCGCACGCGCAAGAGTGGGCGTATTTCCCTGGTCCGTCCCGTGTGGGCGCGGCATTGAAACGGGTTATGGAGGTCTGA
- a CDS encoding branched-chain amino acid aminotransferase, with the protein MGNESINWDKLGFDYIKTDKRYLSHWRNGEWDKGTLTEDNVLHISEGSTALHYGQQCFEGLKAYRCKDGSINLFRPDQNAARMQRSCGRLLMPQVSTEQFIEACKEVVRANERFIPPYGTGGALYLRPFVIGVGDNIGVRTAPEFIFSIFCIPVGAYFKGGLTPHNFLISSYDRAAPQGTGAAKVGGNYAASLMPGSQAKKAHFADAIYLDPMTHTKIEEVGSANFFGITHDNKFVTPNSPSVLPGITRLSLIELAKSRLGLEVVEGDVFIDKLSDFKEAGACGTAAVITPIGGISYNDHLHVFHSETEVGPVTQKLYKELTGVQTGDVEAPTGWIVKV; encoded by the coding sequence ATGGGTAACGAAAGCATCAATTGGGACAAGTTGGGTTTTGACTACATCAAGACAGACAAGCGCTATCTGTCGCACTGGCGTAATGGCGAGTGGGACAAAGGCACCCTGACCGAAGACAATGTGCTGCACATCAGCGAAGGCTCCACTGCCCTTCACTATGGCCAGCAATGCTTCGAAGGCCTGAAGGCCTATCGTTGCAAGGACGGCTCGATCAATCTGTTCCGCCCGGATCAGAACGCCGCACGCATGCAACGCAGCTGCGGTCGCCTGCTGATGCCACAGGTGTCCACCGAGCAGTTCATCGAAGCGTGCAAGGAAGTGGTCCGTGCAAACGAGCGTTTCATTCCGCCTTACGGCACTGGCGGCGCGCTGTACCTGCGTCCGTTCGTGATCGGCGTGGGTGACAACATCGGCGTGCGTACCGCACCGGAATTCATCTTCTCGATTTTCTGCATCCCGGTTGGCGCCTACTTCAAGGGTGGCCTGACTCCGCACAACTTCCTGATCTCCAGCTACGACCGTGCGGCCCCACAAGGCACCGGCGCGGCCAAGGTCGGTGGCAACTACGCCGCCAGCCTGATGCCAGGTTCCCAGGCCAAGAAGGCGCACTTCGCTGACGCCATCTACCTGGACCCGATGACCCACACCAAAATCGAAGAAGTCGGCTCGGCCAACTTCTTCGGGATCACCCACGACAACAAGTTCGTCACGCCGAACTCGCCGTCGGTCCTGCCAGGCATCACCCGCCTGTCGTTGATCGAACTGGCCAAATCGCGTCTCGGCCTGGAAGTGGTTGAAGGCGACGTGTTCATCGACAAGCTCTCCGACTTCAAGGAAGCCGGCGCTTGCGGTACCGCTGCCGTGATCACTCCGATCGGCGGCATCAGCTACAACGACCACCTGCACGTGTTCCACAGCGAGACCGAAGTCGGTCCCGTCACCCAGAAGCTCTACAAAGAGCTGACCGGTGTGCAGACTGGCGACGTCGAAGCACCTACGGGCTGGATCGTTAAGGTTTGA
- a CDS encoding LysR substrate-binding domain-containing protein, whose amino-acid sequence MNNQLPPLNAVRAFAVAARHQSFALAAEELHVSHSAVSRHIKLLEEHLGVLLFERRIRQSLLTPAGQRFYGQVSAGLAQIANAAAELKRHAALPVVKINVRPSFAQLWLEPRLADFMAQYPGITPQVITQTQAPDHPRDGFDVVIRRGRDDWAPAIEARPLFEDELLLVAAPSLIEQQPLADLAGLELHTLLTAKARREDWHNWAMHFGQRQSAAQATRQFDHMHLVLQAAVEGQGIALCPTSLLGTHLCSGRLICPLPELRMPLPRYYYGVAPDVTASARVFVEWLFARIAQDEHQATKGAFAT is encoded by the coding sequence ATGAATAATCAACTACCCCCGCTCAACGCTGTTCGCGCCTTTGCTGTCGCTGCTCGTCATCAGAGCTTCGCCCTGGCGGCCGAAGAACTGCATGTCAGCCACAGTGCGGTCAGCCGACACATCAAATTGCTTGAAGAACATCTGGGCGTGTTGTTGTTTGAGCGACGCATCCGGCAGTCTCTGCTGACGCCGGCCGGCCAGCGATTTTATGGGCAGGTGAGTGCCGGATTGGCGCAGATCGCCAACGCCGCCGCCGAACTCAAGCGGCATGCCGCGCTACCGGTGGTGAAGATCAATGTCCGCCCGTCCTTTGCCCAACTGTGGCTGGAACCCAGGCTCGCGGATTTCATGGCGCAATACCCGGGCATCACCCCGCAGGTGATAACCCAGACCCAGGCCCCCGATCATCCCCGCGACGGGTTTGACGTCGTCATTCGCCGTGGCCGCGACGACTGGGCGCCGGCGATTGAAGCGCGCCCCCTGTTTGAAGACGAACTGCTGCTGGTCGCGGCGCCCTCGCTGATCGAACAGCAGCCACTGGCAGACCTCGCTGGACTGGAGCTGCACACGTTGCTGACCGCCAAGGCGCGCCGCGAAGACTGGCATAACTGGGCCATGCACTTCGGCCAACGCCAGTCAGCCGCTCAGGCCACCCGTCAATTCGATCACATGCACCTTGTGCTTCAGGCTGCCGTCGAAGGGCAGGGCATCGCCTTGTGCCCGACCTCGTTACTCGGCACGCACCTGTGCAGTGGACGCCTGATCTGCCCGTTACCCGAATTGCGCATGCCGCTGCCGCGCTATTACTACGGCGTGGCGCCGGATGTGACGGCGTCTGCGCGAGTATTTGTGGAGTGGTTGTTTGCCCGGATTGCTCAGGATGAGCATCAGGCGACCAAGGGTGCGTTCGCGACTTGA
- a CDS encoding 3-methyl-2-oxobutanoate dehydrogenase (2-methylpropanoyl-transferring) subunit alpha codes for MNQAYEPLHLHVPEPSGRPGCKTDFSYLRLTDAGTVRKPPIDVEPADTADLAKGLIRVLDDQGNALGPWAEGVPVEILRKGMRAMLKTRIYDNRMVVAQRQKKMSFYMQSLGEEAIGSGQALALNVDDMCFPTYRQQSILMARDVPLVDLICQLLSNERDPLKGRQLPIMYSVKDFGFFTISGNLATQFVQGVGWGMASAIKGDTKIASAWIGDGATAESDFHTALTFAHVYRAPVILNVVNNQWAISTFQAIAGGEATTFAGRGVGCGIASLRVDGNDFVAVYAASAWAAERARRNLGPTMIEWVTYRAGPHSTSDDPSKYRPADDWSYFPLGDPIARLKQHLIKIGQWSEEEHVAVSAELEAQVIAAQKEAEQYGTLAGGQIPSAATMFEDVYKEMPEHLKRQRQELGI; via the coding sequence ATGAACCAAGCGTACGAACCGCTGCACCTGCACGTTCCCGAACCCTCGGGCCGTCCTGGTTGCAAAACCGACTTCTCCTACCTGCGTCTGACCGACGCCGGCACGGTGCGCAAACCCCCAATTGACGTTGAGCCTGCCGATACCGCTGATCTGGCCAAGGGCCTGATTCGCGTGCTCGACGACCAGGGCAATGCCCTCGGTCCATGGGCTGAAGGCGTGCCGGTCGAGATCTTGCGAAAAGGCATGCGCGCCATGCTCAAGACGCGGATCTATGACAACCGCATGGTGGTCGCCCAGCGCCAGAAGAAAATGTCGTTCTACATGCAGAGCCTCGGCGAAGAAGCCATCGGCAGCGGCCAGGCCCTGGCGTTGAACGTCGATGACATGTGCTTCCCGACGTACCGCCAGCAAAGCATCCTGATGGCGCGAGACGTGCCGCTGGTGGACCTGATCTGCCAACTGCTGTCCAACGAGCGCGATCCGCTCAAGGGCCGTCAGCTGCCGATCATGTATTCGGTCAAAGACTTCGGTTTCTTCACCATTTCCGGCAACCTCGCCACCCAGTTCGTGCAGGGCGTGGGCTGGGGCATGGCTTCGGCGATCAAGGGCGACACCAAAATCGCCTCGGCCTGGATCGGCGACGGTGCCACCGCTGAATCCGACTTCCACACCGCCCTCACCTTCGCCCACGTTTACCGTGCGCCGGTGATCCTCAACGTGGTCAACAACCAGTGGGCGATCTCGACGTTCCAGGCGATTGCCGGTGGTGAAGCCACTACGTTTGCCGGCCGTGGCGTCGGATGCGGCATTGCCTCCCTGCGGGTTGATGGCAACGATTTTGTCGCGGTCTACGCCGCCTCTGCCTGGGCCGCTGAACGCGCTCGCCGTAACCTCGGCCCGACCATGATCGAATGGGTCACCTACCGCGCCGGCCCTCACTCCACCTCCGATGATCCGTCCAAATACCGTCCCGCCGACGACTGGAGCTACTTCCCGCTGGGCGACCCGATTGCCCGCCTCAAGCAGCACCTGATCAAGATCGGTCAGTGGTCCGAAGAGGAACACGTCGCCGTCAGCGCCGAACTCGAAGCCCAGGTCATTGCCGCGCAGAAAGAAGCCGAACAGTACGGCACCCTCGCCGGCGGCCAGATTCCAAGCGCCGCGACCATGTTCGAAGACGTCTACAAAGAGATGCCGGAGCACTTGAAGCGCCAGCGTCAAGAGTTGGGGATCTGA
- a CDS encoding putative DNA modification/repair radical SAM protein, with translation MELIDKLSILADAAKYDASCASSGAPKRSSEGKSGLGSTNGMGICHSYTPDGRCVSLLKILLTNFCLYDCQYCVNRRSSDVPRARFTPEEVVTLTLDFYRRNCVSGLFLSSGIIRSADYTMEQLIRVAKLLREEHEFRGYIHLKTIPEADPALIEEAGRYADRLSVNIELPTDASLQTLAPEKQLGSIKQAMQTIYTGVQTVLNEPRAPKFAPAGQSTQMIVGADDTDDSTILHSAQALYGNFRLRRVYYSAFSPIPNSPKSVPLAAPPLMREHRLYQADFLLRSYGFTAGELFKGPGHLALDIDPKLAWALENREVFPLDLNHAEASLIARIPGIGLRTTERLVELRRQRRIRYEDLTRMRCVLAKAKPFFITSDYHPQQAEVTSHLLYQQLRDRPAPQQMGLWG, from the coding sequence ATGGAACTCATCGACAAGCTCAGCATTCTCGCCGACGCCGCCAAGTACGACGCGTCGTGCGCCAGCAGCGGTGCACCCAAGCGCAGTTCCGAGGGCAAGAGCGGGCTGGGTTCGACCAACGGCATGGGCATTTGCCATAGCTATACGCCGGATGGGCGCTGCGTTTCGCTGCTGAAGATTCTGCTGACCAACTTCTGTCTGTACGACTGCCAGTATTGCGTCAATCGTCGCTCCAGTGATGTGCCACGCGCACGCTTCACGCCCGAAGAAGTGGTGACGCTGACCCTGGATTTCTACCGACGCAACTGCGTCAGTGGACTGTTTCTCAGCTCCGGGATCATACGTTCGGCGGACTACACCATGGAGCAACTGATTCGCGTGGCCAAGCTGCTGCGCGAAGAGCATGAGTTCCGCGGTTACATCCACCTCAAGACCATTCCCGAAGCCGACCCCGCGCTGATCGAGGAGGCGGGGCGCTACGCCGATCGCTTGAGCGTGAACATCGAGTTGCCCACTGATGCCAGCCTGCAAACCCTGGCCCCCGAGAAGCAGCTGGGATCGATCAAGCAAGCGATGCAGACCATCTACACCGGCGTACAAACCGTGCTCAACGAGCCGCGCGCACCGAAATTTGCTCCGGCCGGGCAGAGCACGCAGATGATCGTCGGCGCCGATGACACCGACGACAGCACCATCCTTCACAGTGCCCAGGCGCTGTATGGCAACTTCCGTTTGCGGCGGGTCTATTACTCGGCGTTCAGTCCGATCCCCAACAGCCCGAAAAGCGTGCCGTTGGCCGCGCCGCCGTTGATGCGTGAGCATCGCTTGTATCAAGCGGATTTCCTCTTGCGCAGCTACGGCTTCACCGCTGGTGAGCTGTTCAAGGGCCCCGGGCACCTGGCGCTCGACATAGACCCGAAACTGGCGTGGGCGCTGGAGAATCGCGAGGTCTTCCCGCTGGACCTCAATCACGCCGAGGCATCGTTGATCGCGCGCATCCCCGGCATTGGCTTGCGCACCACCGAGCGTTTGGTGGAACTGCGTCGTCAGCGCCGCATCCGCTATGAGGATCTGACCCGAATGCGCTGCGTCCTGGCCAAGGCCAAGCCGTTCTTTATCACCAGCGATTACCACCCGCAGCAGGCGGAGGTCACCAGTCATCTGCTGTATCAGCAATTGCGCGACCGACCAGCCCCACAACAGATGGGGTTGTGGGGGTGA
- a CDS encoding TIGR03915 family putative DNA repair protein — MIHLDCDDLFDTWRQQARWLLSHEVDPSLVSWASEGVADLFASDDAPPETLGPFQARIPRTLLDTLERAARYRGDQRWSLLYEVLWRVSHGDRTAVLAGDKLGSELQRRIKQIQREAHHLHAFVRFVAMPEGEGPHYVAWHEPAHDILHSASEHFIGRMGRHRWLIATPRDGVYYDGEQLIHQRRCPIEWQQLAQNADDPHSDMWLTYYSHIFNPARLNPTVMQGHLPMRFWKNLPEGALIPGLIIQARTGKQQDGQASGIKGRGGKRITLADAERLQNP; from the coding sequence GTGATCCATCTCGATTGCGACGACCTGTTCGACACCTGGCGCCAACAGGCACGCTGGCTGCTCAGTCATGAGGTGGACCCCAGCCTGGTGAGTTGGGCCAGTGAAGGTGTGGCCGACCTGTTCGCCAGTGACGATGCGCCGCCCGAAACCCTGGGGCCGTTTCAGGCCCGGATCCCGCGAACGCTATTGGACACCCTGGAACGCGCTGCCCGTTATCGCGGTGATCAGCGGTGGAGCTTGTTGTACGAAGTGTTGTGGCGGGTCAGCCATGGTGACCGCACAGCGGTGTTGGCGGGTGACAAATTAGGCAGTGAATTACAGAGAAGAATCAAGCAGATACAGCGTGAAGCTCATCATCTACATGCATTTGTGCGTTTCGTCGCGATGCCTGAAGGCGAGGGCCCGCACTATGTCGCCTGGCACGAACCGGCCCATGACATCCTGCACAGCGCCAGCGAACATTTCATCGGTCGCATGGGCCGCCATCGCTGGTTGATTGCGACACCTCGGGACGGTGTTTACTACGATGGCGAGCAGTTGATCCACCAACGACGCTGTCCGATTGAATGGCAGCAACTGGCACAAAACGCCGACGATCCGCACAGCGACATGTGGTTGACCTACTACAGCCATATCTTCAATCCGGCGCGATTGAACCCGACGGTGATGCAAGGGCACTTGCCGATGCGGTTCTGGAAGAACCTGCCGGAAGGCGCGCTGATTCCGGGGTTGATCATTCAGGCTCGCACAGGCAAGCAGCAGGACGGTCAGGCCAGCGGGATCAAGGGCAGGGGTGGTAAGCGCATTACGTTGGCAGACGCCGAGCGTCTTCAGAATCCATAA